One Marinobacter sp. es.048 genomic window, CGCCCAGCACCTCGAAGGTATCCCGGCGCACGAACATGGCCTGGTCGCCGGTACAGATACCGGTAAGGCGGGAGCGCTGATTCATGAACCAGGCAATGAGGCGGAATAGCAACCGCTCCCCACTCAGCCGCACATCGAACCGACCCCAGGCGCGGCGCGAGTGGACGAAACTTGCAAGGTGCTCGAGCGTATTTGCCGGCAAGCGCGTATCCGCATGCAGAAACAGCAGGAGATCGCCGTTTGCCGACGCCGCGCCGGCATTCATCTGAAGCGCCCGGCCCTTCTCTGACATCACAACCCTGTCGCAAAGGGGCCTGGCCAGTTCAACCGTTCGATCGCTGCTGCCGCCATCCACCACAATCACCTCATGGCCCCGGGCGCGAATCGGTTGCAGGGCGCGCAGGGTGTCGGTAACACCCGTCGCCTCCATCCAGACAGGAACAATCACGCTTAACGAGAAAGGATCTGGCAAAACAAACTCCGTGGCATTCACCGAAACCGGGCCGCACCTTGAGCCTCAGGGCTTAGCCCGCTATCATACCGCCCTTCTCGCGATAATGCCCCCGT contains:
- a CDS encoding TIGR04283 family arsenosugar biosynthesis glycosyltransferase codes for the protein MPDPFSLSVIVPVWMEATGVTDTLRALQPIRARGHEVIVVDGGSSDRTVELARPLCDRVVMSEKGRALQMNAGAASANGDLLLFLHADTRLPANTLEHLASFVHSRRAWGRFDVRLSGERLLFRLIAWFMNQRSRLTGICTGDQAMFVRRDTFEVLGGFKLIPLMEDVEFSRRLCLVSRPFCIKEPVVTDSRRWQKHGAWRTIFLMWQLRWRYWRGESPESLAQTYRSDVRNASK